A segment of the Manis javanica isolate MJ-LG chromosome 10, MJ_LKY, whole genome shotgun sequence genome:
cttggctactgtaaacagtgcacTATAAACATAaaggtgcaaatgtctttttgaatcagggattttgttttcttcaggtaaattcctagaagtggaattcctgggtcaacttgtattcttatttttagttttttgaggaacctccatactgttttccatagcagttgcaccaatttacagtcccaccaacaaagtaggagggttcctatttctccacatcctcttcagtatttgttttttcttgtcttttggatagtggccattttaactaatgtgaggtgatacctcattgtggttttgatttacatttccctgatgattagtgacgtggcgcatcttttcatgtgcctgttggcaatttgtatttcttctttttgtcatTAATATTCATCCCTCAATATATCAAGAAGATTTTCAGCATCATTTGCCATCTGGGTCCAATGGAaccctttaaaataattttttcatttagtaaATAACTCACAGATGAAGAATAAAGAGGTAGTGGAAAACAACTacagtagaattttttaaataaatgttaacattaCAAACCTCTTTGTAACAATTGAATTTTAGCACAtcataaaagatgaaaaattgtGACACCTCCTTTTAGCAAAATAGAATAGTCCAGGTCCTTGCTGCAAAACACTGTCTGTAAAGTCTTTGCTATATAATGACTAGCTAGATGAAAATACCATATTCCCCCTTGTTCTTGGAAATATATTGTTCActtatatattcttgaaaattcaTCCAGATATTGTCATCTGAATTGTCTCATTGAGATTCCATTTCATCCATGATCCATTTCACATCCATGATCCATTTCACCATCATCGTTAGAGtactgttttctgtctctttgaatttatcttctacttcatctaataATTGTAAAACATTTTCTCCTTCAATATTCTTCTCTATgccattaaagaaagaaaatgaaaaattctgaattcttgATTGTGTTCAATAAAAGTTAAAAGCAGACTATAGAGATGGTGCCTCCAGGCTTCTCttacatgttcttgaaaaattatacagtatttgggTAGCATAGTAAAAGTGAAGGATAACAACTCTttcactattattttattgttttaaccgAAACATAGCATAGGTCAACTTTTTCTTAAAGGatcaaatgttaaatatttcaggcttACAAGCCATATGGTCTCAGTTGCAACTATTCAACCCCGCCATTAAGCCAAAGCAGCCAcagggaaaatataaataaatgtgaacaAACTGCTCtccaatatgattttatttacaaaGGCAGTGTCCTTGAATTTACCCATGGTCATATCCTCTATGAACCTAGATGATTCTAtcagttttcttattatttttgtcttttgaaacaTAACTAGGAATAATTGATGACTATTGGTGAACCAGTATTTTTTATAatgacaaaacagaaaaatgtttcaagatagagaaaaaaacaagatcaCCAAGATTCTATAATGTAGCTTAGCTTTAGAGGTATGTCAAATGATCCATAAGACAGAATGagcttctattttaaaataactgaatttttcaCTTTGTTCTTTGAATAGTCCCAAGAAAACAAAGTATGCTGTGAAATACCAATTTTATTAGTAGTTGATTAtactcaaaaatgaaaattaatcctAAAATTCAGTGCTGTACATCCTGATGGTATAATATGTATTAAAGATCTCCAGGTACATGGCACTGTGCTCAATGCCAATGATGGTCTGTTCATCTATGTTTGTATTGTTCCTAGAAAAATGAAGGCTATGTGAAGGATTTACTCAGAGTTGACCAAGAAAAGAAGTGTCGAAAATAGATGCTGATGTTTATAAAGAGTGAGCATTGGTAAAGTTAGAGTAGGATAATGTAATAACACTTTAGCAAATATAAAAGAAGTGAGGCTAGAAGGCAACTGATGATCTCTGAGAGTGGGGACACGTCAGGTTTCTGGAATTCCTTTGAGAACTAAGATGCAAAGAACAGTTTcagataaaatgaaggaaaagaagaggtaaTAGTGATGTAGTTaagtacaaaaaaagaaaccagagttagtttaataacaaaaaattctGTATAATTAATCTGTGAAAGATTCTGAGATGCCCTCATGTTAGTACCTAAATTTGCTCTGAATTTTACATTTACCAAGATTTTTGCAAGAAAATTAATCTCTCACTTGGTGGCAATTGCCAGATGCCTGCCTGTGGAATACAAGAAGTAAAAGCATCCCACCCACCAGTTTAACAGCTTGACTTAAGAAAATATGAGACAGCTCTTGATGggagaagacaaacaaaaacaaacctaaCGGACATTAGTCAAATTAGATAAAAGTGTGTTCAATTAATTACATAAAAACATCTTTATAACTTGGAATCAAAGAactatgagaaaagaaagaaaaaaaggatacaaAGAAACTTAACTTTGTACCAATTGAAACCAATCTGGTGAAAAATTGGTTATAAAAATACTACTTTTAGGCAGTAAAAACGTGTGAAAATTTGATTCTTAAAACTGTCTCAAAATGCATTTCTATATTGTTTATGATCTTTTTGTGGAATCCATGTTTCCTTAATGTGAAAAATGCTCCTTTTGAAGCTCtagcacaaaaaaattacagagcaCATTGTATAGAGCATCACTTTATGAATTTTAGCACCTTGTGGATAAGCATAGAGTGCTTAAGCTGATTTTAAGTCTGGCTGCTGGTACCTGATCCACTGGCAATGAGGTTTGGATGTGTTGCATATTAATGCTGACTCTAAAGTGTCTTTACAAAATGCATTGCAGGAAATAGACagttttacaataaaaaagtagATGCTGGAGCACCATTGTGTAACATAAATGAAGTTAGAAGTCAGAAGCCCTGACATCTAGTCCTAACTCTGCCATGAATTAATTGGACAATTCATTTAACATCTCTGGCTCTACTTTCTTCATCAGACCTGAAGAtattttcagtttcctcttttttctaTTAGACCGATTAACTAAAAAAATGTCATGAATTTTTCTCAGCGAATCCTATGTTCAAATGTTCCTTTCTATTGGTTTACTCTGATGTGTACTATCAACCAAAAGGTATGTTTTATACTAATCAGGACAGGCCCAACCAAGAGTTTACATGTCGTAAGAGAAACTCCTCATCAACCCTGAGGGTTATATTTCTGGATGGTATTGTGCTTGACAAAACTAGCAAGGTCAAGATCTCCTAAAGGACATGGGTTatcagggaaggaaaagaaatccagAAGACACCTATGTGTAAAAGAAACCTAATTTGCCAGCATTGTAAACTTTTTATGGCAGATGAGCCTTcttcaaaatcattttcattttcaagtaaCATTGCTGCAGTGTCCTGATACATGTTTACCATAATTAAGATTTAATTAGGGAAATtgcatgtctttaaaaatattttattctgtccATATTAAATTGAAATCGAATCTCTTTAAACTTGTGTACATCATTGCTTGATTTTCAAAGTTCTCTGTGATGTAAttgttccagattaaaggagactgAATAGGCTTGACAAATAAATGCAATATGTGACCCTGGATTGGATCCAGGGgtaaaaatgcaataaaagacATTATTAGGAGAGTAGGGAATATTTAAATATGGATTGTATATTAGACAATTGTATTAGTTCCTGAACTACAAGATCCTAAATTCAATTATTGTATTGCAATATAAGACAATGTCTATTCATAAGGCACACACAAGCTGAAATATTTAGGTGTAAAAGGGCATGCTATCTGCAATTTATGGTCCTagattaggaaaaacaaaaattcagatcAGTTTGTGAAAAAGAAACCTCAGTGGGGGAGAGAGTAAAAGAGatatgggggaagggagggagaaagagaggaagtaaAAGTGGCAAAATGTTTAGTAAATCTGGGTGATGTTATTTGTAATACTCTTAATGTAATGCCACATTATATTATCTAATAAAAAGTTATTCTCAGTGctcaagttttcatttttctgtatccATCCTTACATCCACACATAAGATAAACAGATATCCTTCTCTGCACAGTCATGTGGATTCTTTCACATGGGAGGGGTCAGCAATattgttatgtttttatttgagAAATAGCTTATAGCCTTCAAGGGCAGTGtcataaacactttaaaaaatattttttaaaacattcaccTGTATATACAAACAGGTGGAAATAATTCGAAAGAGCATCTGAAGCTCTTCCATAGATCAAAGTGGTTCTGAACAATCGATATCAGAagatcaactttttaaaaaaacactatatCATGCTAAGTACTAAAATTGTTCATTTAGAGTAGTATACTACACTACTTACTAACTATAGTTAGCTCAGAATTACAGTGTGTTTCTCTTTAGTAGATCATAATTTTTAGATCAGAGTCGTCATAAATGCCAAAATTCACTAAGTCACCTTGATTTCACTGTTTAGTAGGGCAGATTAAaatcataaatttattttagaCATTGCAATTTCAGCATGACACCCTTATCTAATATCAGATTGTGGCATCTCAGAATCTCATGCAAGGCAtaataatctgtttttaaatgtaaattcaaaaaaaatgGATTTCAGCAGAGGATGAATTTGAAACTTCAAGCAGGCCATGCCTGGGAGGACATGTGCATGTTTACTGTTGAATTAGGACACACATGTATTTCTTTTAGCAAATTATCGACAAAGAAGCATAATACCATATAGCTTGTTTCTGACATAAATCACGGTCCAATGAAAGTATTGTTTACAGGAGAAGACAGTATGACCAAATGTTCCTTTCCTCTCTGGTTTACTATTCACTTGTCTTGGAATGCTAGGTAAGTAAAGTAAAACAAGTCATGTCTTAATGGATATTTTATAAGTGAAAGTGGATTTCACAGGAGTCAAAATTGCTAGATATATTAAAGTTTTCAGCTAAATATAACCATCTACAAGCGACATTTTTGGACATCAGTCAGATAATTAAAACACCTAGCTGGTATTCAGTAGATGAATAATGTTCTTAACTCTAAGGATGTGGAGGTGCTTTAAGGTGCTTTAGGTAGCGAAGTAGATTAGTTTGTGGTAAGAAAACCCTCAGTCGTCCAGTTTAGAATCCAACATTTGAACTTTGTGGGTCATACATAAGAATGTACTTGACACTTAACTTCGGGAAACCTATCTCCTCAGATTCCTCAACTCAAAGAAACTTAGTCTTAACAGAAACATTCAGAAAACATGAGTCCAGCTCTCTGTTTTCTACAAATGTGAATTCACCTACTAACCTAGTCACTTGATAAGTTAGTGGCAGAAATACAGCAAGTCAGGTCTTTTAGCTCCCAGGTCTATCCCTGATGTGCTCTGTTGTCTCAGTCTTTTATTTTATGTGAACACATAAAAAAGTATGACTCTTAAAAATAATTGCTTTATGGAATTTCAGTCTTTAATAAAaacctttaaataaaaatataaatctttgAAAGAGTGGATTCTCCCAGagcatatattaacatatataacaATTATTGAATGGGAAGAGAATAATCAAAGACAATTAACATTTCAcaatacatttcttttatttaccTTAAATGTACACCAAATATTTTAAACCCTCAGTCACCCAGTTTAGAATCCAACATTTGAAAACTTTGTGGGTCATACATAAGAATGTACTTGACACTTAACTTCGGGAAACCTATCTCCTCAGATTCCTCAACTCAAAGAAACTTAGTCTTAACAGAAACATTCAGAAAACATGAGTCCAGCTCTCTGTTACTTGCTTGGTATTAAGAAAATGACTTAGATAATGgagagtttctattttatttttataccaaaGACTTCAATGACTTCAACCCTTTTAATTGCAATAGAATAAGGAGttctaatttccttttgtggCATGTCATTTGTTTAACATAGTTTCAGCACATTTCAATAAGAGATAAGGCAGTCTAGTTAAATGACACAAGCAGAAGTGACACGGTGACAGTGGGCATCAGTGTAAATTTTCAACACCATGAAAGTGTTCCTTTCCTAGCAGTAAACATGATAAAATATGTCACAGGAAATCTAAGCCTAGTCATGGCCCCAATTATTTGAATTTCAATTAATATGATAGTCTGCTTGTACATATTCTGAAGTTAATTTTATTGATGACCTTTGTTAAATAAATTGAGGATTCGAGTTTCAACTCTCATATAATAAGGAAATGTGGGGGACAGAAAAAGTCTCTTATTCGCTTATATCAAAATCAAGTACGCAAAGGTTCTCATAATAATTTGGCCACAAAAAATTATATGGGATCCAATCACTATGAAGCACAGTTGTCCCCTATCAAGACCTTTTAATTCCTTGCTACTTTAAGTGTGGTCTGTGAATCAACAGCATCAAAgtatgttagaaatgcagaaaccCAGGCCCTGCTTTAGACCTACTGAACcataatctacattttaaaaagatctctgagtgattcatatgcacattaaGGTTTGAGAAGCATTGCTTTAAATTAAATTCGGAGAAGGCTTGGAAGAGAAGGAGTCAGTGAAAACAACTGTATTTACATCTGTTTCTTACCTAACTAGACATTTCACAACAGTAGGTATATgtacaatacaatattatatattatttgtcAGACACTTTGTGAAGACTTTTATATTCATTACCATGTTTAAATTCCACAACAAAGGTATGGGGTGGAAACTCACTAACATTTAACCCTGAGAAAAATGAGATTTATAGAAGTAGGTAAATAGTCAAGTTCACACAAATAGTAACTGATAGGAGGCAGCCTGATTCGAGAACCCCTGCACACTTAATCATTATGTTTTGTGGTTTAGCATATGACTATATGCAGATTCCAACTTATATCAAAATAtcccatttttaaatgtagaacATATAAATTATACAAAGGCGGCAATGAAAAAAAACAGTTCTGCCCTAGATAAAAACCTTTTATCATGCGTGTCTTAAACAGCTTAGTATTTCAAAATCCTCCCTATCTGCCAATTTGTAGTTTTTAAGATGGTAAAATTTGGATGGATGCAAGTTCTGGCTAATTACACAAACCAAATGATACTTGATCCTCTACTCAAAACTTTAGAATGAATTATTAAGAATGAATTCTAAACTATTTAAAAGTATTCTGATTATCATATGCATTAGAAAATTCCTATTTGTGTCTGTCTAGAAAGATACATGTCTATGTATCAGGCTGATACAAATACAtgtttctaaattttttctttctttcatgacagctattttttaaatcagctaATATATATACAAGAGGCTGTTCTATTTCACAGTGGTGTTGATGAAGGCCTTAAACTAGGAAGTACTACAATGATTTCCTTATAGTATATTCAAGTCCGTAAGTAAGATTATTCAAATAGCTGACAAGGTTTGAGTGCTTGTTTACATGTAAGGTGAAGTCACAtgaggatttttttcttgttaatatcATTTCATCTTAACCATGAAATAGGAACTAACTTTATTCAGATAAGGAAACACAAAACTGTTAAATGTTGGATCTGGGATTTAAATACAGGTAGACTGGTTCTGGCTCTCACAGTTCATAGAGCACGAAGCTTTTAGGAAAAGCTTCCTTTTTCACCCATATTTAACATATTTCAGGGTTCCTCCTTCCTCAGTAGAGAATATATAAATGATTTACGCTTTGAATTAATCTAAAGATGTATATGAAGATATATTTTTAGTCACACTGACTTAATGGTCTTATAAATGAGATGCATGCCTTAGGTCATGTGATCAATATACATGAATTATGTCTTTAGCgtctagtttttcattttaaaaaggactCACAGATAAAAGTATACTGTTTTCTTGCACCATCTAGTGGATTTATATAACGGCGGCAGTAATATACATGATTGCACGTCAACTATGTAAGTCAAATATTCAAACGTGACCGGAGAACTGTTCTAATACTATATTTCATCATAACACAACGTAAttattacttttgtctttttcacGAGGGAGTCAGTTAAGGACGGGTGCTGAATTCCTCGGCGAACGCTTAAGTCTACAAATAAAATGACATCCATGAGCATCCTTGCATTCTGTTTACAATTAGATCTAGTGGAAGACAGCCTTATTTTACACCACCGCTCTTGCCACCCGTTTTTCCTGCACCCGAGTTGTCTCTGCGGCTGCGCCGAAAGCGGCGCCCCAAGTCTGAGCAGCCGCAGCGCGCAGGCGCGCTGAGGAACGGAAGCGGGGAGGTGGGGCCGAGCCCGGAGCGACGAGCGGAAGCGGCCGCGGCTGTTGGGTGAGGCGCGGAGAACGTTTTTCTCTGAGTCCGGGCCCGGCCGAACTCAAAATCCCCGACCCCGGGGACGCCGAAAGAACCTAAGAGACTTGGGCTTCCGGAGCGGTCACCGCCGGCTGCCGCTGCTCTGCCTCTGCGCCGCCGCTGCCGGAGGACGCGGCCCTGACAGGCCTCCAGGCCGAGGTGCGGCCCGCGGAGCCCGACGTGCTGCTGTGAGTACTCCGAGAGCCCTCGCCACAGTCATTTACGAATTAAAATGGAGGAGATTTCGCTGGCTAACCTGGATACTAACAAGCTAGAGGCCATCGCTCAGGAGATATACGTAGACCTGATAGAGGATTCTTGTTTGGGCTTCTGCTTTGAGGTGCACCGGGCAGTCAAGTGCGGCTACTTCTACCTGGAGTTCGCAGAGACTGGGAGCGTGAAGGATTTTGGCATCCAGCCGGTGGAAGATAAAGGAGCGTGCCGTCTCCCCCTTTGCTCCCGCCCTGGAGAGTCTGGGAACGGGCCTGATCAACAGCTGCAACGCTCACCTCCGGAATTCCAGTAGCTGGTAACGTGACAGAATCCTGAGGGCAACCAGGACAGTAACATAGACCGGTCCTGTGGTTTGGAGCAGTTGGGTAgctaagtagaaaaaaaaaaaacaaaagacctaAGTCCCAGTTCCCATCGAAGATCCTGGCCTTAAAAATCCCAAAGTGGAGAATTTAGGAATTCGGATCCTTTTATTAGGCTATTACCCGGGATCAGCTTTGAAACCCTGGGTGGAAGGAGCTGTGCATCCTGGTACCAAGCAGTGTACGTTGATCGCTCAACACACCAGGAAGTTCACAAGATCCCTGTACTGTTCCCCAGTGCACAGGTGAGcagctgtgtgcccagcacaTAAATTGCTTTGGTTCATCAACCTTTCCATCTGCCTGATGTCAGGGGCTTCCTGGATAACTGACAGTTTGGACATAACTGATGGTCAGGCCTTAATCACTGGGCCTCAGTGGGTCTGTACTTCTCATCTCTCAGCCTCTAATTTGTGCTTCTCCAAGACAAATGTCAAGTCTGGTATGAAATCTGGACATTAATTCCAATTTGGGAAAACCAAGAAGGAATTCCCAGCTAAATATGACTGGGGAAGCTCTATGGTCTTGGCTCCAACAGGAAGAAAAGGTTAAAGCCACCAGTTTCCCAGAGGCCCAAGCATTTACAATGACTTCAACGGAGCTGGGGACAAGGGATAGCCTTTTACTGAGCAGAGCCCTCTTTCTTGTGGCCCTCTCTATGGCATAGGCTTGACAGATGGACAGCTTAGTTGTGGAGACAGGCTTAGGATTTAGTTATAATCCCTTGGGGAGATGGTAGGGACCTCTGCAACTATGCACGATCTCTCAAACTGCAAGAACCTTATATGGGTAGATTATGCTGTGGACAGCACATTGGCGGGGCAGTCATTTTCCTGACTTGGTCATTTTTCTGGGGCACTACCTGCCTGTCACACCAGGGGCAGGACAAAATTACAAAAGAGCATCGAGGCTGTGCAGGAAGCTGTGGTTTCAAAGCTGAGCCCAGACAGGAACTGTCCCATCTGTCCTCCATAATGTTAAAGGGTCAGTGCTAGGAGCAGGACTTGGTTGTCTCTCATCTGTGCAGTATCCTGTTGAGTGCCCCTTTTCCTTGGGATAGACAGTCACAGAGCTGTTAACGGTGAACATCTAGACTGTCACCACTTTCTCTGCACCTCACAAGAGGCAGCCCTTTCCACTTGGTTCCCTTTGGACCTTCTCTACAAGAGCTGACCTTATGTTGTTGGAAGTAAGAGAAGGACCCCCAGAAAGCCCTTGGGTTCAGGGAGTGGGAGAGGTGAGAATGGGAAATGTGAGCCACATAACGAAACTACCCTCGCATTTTGCTCCTTGATCAATGGTTTATGAAGTCTAGAGGGGTAGAAGCCCCAAGATGAGCAGGAACGGTGCtgctttatttgaaatgttttcttaccTCATTATGTGTCCCAGTAAGGGACCCAGCCCCATCTGTCTGGCTGGGCCCCGTTTTCCTCCTGTCCCCTGCTCCACTGCCTATCTGGTGCAGCTCGTGACCCCAGGTGCTGCCTGCCACCCTGCTTTCACACTGACCAGGTTCAGTTCATCTCTTCTGCACCTCACAAGAGgcagccctttcctgcttctgaAACCTGCCCAGTTTCCCTTTCCTTGGCTCTCTTaatcttttgctttttgtttttttccttgtttttgcgGAAAACTCAGAGGAATCTTTTTTACAGCTCCCTCTGTTGGGATTCAGATGGAAAGagaacataattttttttgtatatgaaagGCAGTGTCATGTGTAAGGATTTCTTCTATAGTACTGCTCCTATGCCTTCCTGCTGTGTCTTACTTCATGAGGAGTTACATCTTCCATTTCTACTTGGATACTGCCTCTAAGGACCTAAGCAGAAGAGCAGAAAAGGCTGGCTGACACAGGGATGGAGTGGGTCCTGATCCCTTTTCTCTTAATTCTTGTGTTGCATGTATCCTTATTCCAGAAGGAACTATTTGGACTACATAGACTGAGTGTTGTTAAATATTCTAGAAGGTTAAGGGAACCATAGTTAGAGGGCCTCAAGACTGTCTGTTACTGTATTGTCCCCCCAGAATTGTCCTACTCGGGGTCAGGGCCTAGTTACAGATTGGTCTTCAATCCaagaattaaaacttaaaaaaagttaaCCTTGGCAAgagctaaaataattttggattATCTGCCCTTTTATAGACATCTGCTAAGGGGATGCAGAGGGAAAGGAGAGTCTACATAAGATTCTGGCCTACTTCCAAATAATGTCTGGGAAACAGGCTGAAGGGAAGAACATGGTCCACTCTTCCTTCAGAGAGGGAGCTCAGACTGACATTACTGTTTCCATTCTGGCCTTTGCTCCTGgttagaggaggaagaaagggaaatagGTTTGAGTAATGGTTGGCTCATAGTCCATCcctcttgctttttgttttgttttttgacccTTACTGTTATTGGGACAGTAGCCCCCTATCCTGGATCACTATGAGGTGGGCTAGGTCCAACAGGTGCCCTAGGGGACATGCTaactcctttctgtttggggGAGAGAATGCCCCCTACCATAGAGTT
Coding sequences within it:
- the ATXN7L3B gene encoding ataxin-7-like protein 3B — encoded protein: MEEISLANLDTNKLEAIAQEIYVDLIEDSCLGFCFEVHRAVKCGYFYLEFAETGSVKDFGIQPVEDKGACRLPLCSRPGESGNGPDQQLQRSPPEFQ